A genomic stretch from Budorcas taxicolor isolate Tak-1 chromosome 15, Takin1.1, whole genome shotgun sequence includes:
- the LOC128060749 gene encoding LOW QUALITY PROTEIN: olfactory receptor 1009-like (The sequence of the model RefSeq protein was modified relative to this genomic sequence to represent the inferred CDS: substituted 1 base at 1 genomic stop codon) — MAGENYTRVTEFIFTGLKCHPHAQGFLFLLLLLFYLVTMTGNLGMVTLIRMDPRLHTPMYFFLSHLSFVDVCFSSVVGPKMLRDFFAERKAISFLGCALQQWFFGFFVAIECLLLASMAYDRYVAICNPLLYSVVMSHRLCIQLVVGSYAVGFLNTMTHTTAAFXLPFCGSNIINHFFCDMSPLLSLVCADTRINKLLVFIVAGSVLVVSSLTILTSYFYILISILSIRSAHGRHRAFSTCSSHLTAVSVLYGTLFFIYVRPGAVFSLDLNKVVAVFYTAVIPMLNPLIYSLRNKEVKAAMCRIVARRKFCLKS, encoded by the coding sequence ATGGCTGGTGAAAACTATACCAGGGTCACGGAGTTTATTTTCACAGGCTTAAAGTGCCATCCGCATGCGCAAGGCTTCCTCTTCTTGCTCCTCCTTCTTTTTTACCTTGTTACCATGACGGGAAATCTGGGCATGGTTACCCTCATCCGGATGGATCCCCGCCTGCACACACCGATGTACTTTTTTCTCAGTCACCTGTCCTTTGTGGATGTCTGCTTTTCATCCGTGGTTGGCCCCAAGATGCTCAGAGACTTCTTCGCTGAAAGGAAAGCCATTTCTTTCCTGGGCTGCGCCTTGCAGCAGTGGTTCTTTGGGTTCTTTGTGGCCATCGAGTGCCTTCTCCTGGCATCCATGGCTTATGACCGCTACGTGGCCATCTGTAACCCACTGCTATATTCAGTTGTCATGTCCCACAGGCTCTGCATACAGCTGGTGGTCGGATCCTATGCTGTTGGATTTCTGAACACCATGACCCACACAACAGCTGCTTTTTGACTTCCCTTTTGTGGTTCCAACATTATCAATCACTTCTTCTGTGACATGTCCCCGCTTCTCTCTCTGGTATGTGCTGACACGCGGATCAATAAATTGCTAGTTTTCATTGTGGCTGGATCTGTACTTGTCGTCAGCAGCCTGACTATATTAACCTCCTATTTTTACATCCTCATCTCTATCCTGAGCATCCGCTCTGCTCATGGGAGGCACAGGGCCTTTTCCACCTGCTCTTCCCATCTCACAGCTGTGTCCGTCTTGTATGGGACTCTCTTCTTTATCTACGTGAGGCCAGGCGCAGTTTTTTCTCTGGATCTCAATAAAGTGGTGGCAGTGTTCTACACAGCAGTGATTCCCATGTTGAATCCTCTCATCTACAGCTTGAGAAATAAAGAAGTGAAAGCTGCTATGTGCAGGATCGTCGCCAGGAGAAAGTTTTGCCTCAAAAGTTAA